One Streptomyces sp. NBC_01237 genomic region harbors:
- a CDS encoding sugar ABC transporter substrate-binding protein encodes MRVRTTSAAACAVLLAVTALAGCNRDSADSGDGGGKVGIDLPRSDSDFWNSYQQYVEKGVKGGEVAALPLTNSQNDIGKLVANVQTFTDQGAKAVVMAPQDTGAIAETLNTLNEKKIPVISVDTRPDKGSIYMVVRADNKAYGANACKYLGEQLKGKGKVVEFQGDLSSINGRDRSQAFKECMDKDFPGIEVFELATEWKGDVASAKLQSTLAAHPDINGIYMQAGGVFLQPTLALLEQKKLLKPAGTPGHITIISNDGIPEEFDAIKAGKIDATISQPADLYAKYALYYAKAALEGKTFKEGPTDHDSNIIKIPGGFEDQLPAPLVTKENVDDPKLWANQLEKKS; translated from the coding sequence ATGAGAGTGCGTACGACGAGTGCGGCAGCCTGCGCCGTACTGCTGGCCGTCACAGCCCTTGCGGGCTGCAACCGCGACTCCGCCGACAGCGGGGACGGTGGCGGAAAGGTCGGCATCGACCTGCCGCGCAGCGACAGCGATTTCTGGAACTCCTACCAGCAGTACGTGGAGAAGGGCGTCAAGGGCGGAGAGGTCGCGGCCCTTCCGCTGACCAACTCGCAGAACGACATCGGCAAGCTCGTCGCCAACGTCCAGACGTTCACCGACCAGGGCGCCAAGGCCGTCGTGATGGCCCCGCAGGACACCGGTGCGATAGCCGAGACGCTCAACACGCTGAACGAGAAGAAGATCCCGGTCATCAGCGTCGACACCCGCCCCGACAAGGGCAGCATCTACATGGTGGTGCGCGCCGACAACAAGGCGTACGGCGCCAACGCCTGCAAGTACCTCGGTGAGCAGCTCAAGGGCAAGGGCAAGGTCGTCGAGTTCCAGGGCGACCTCTCCTCGATCAACGGGCGCGACCGCTCCCAGGCGTTCAAGGAGTGCATGGACAAGGACTTCCCCGGCATCGAGGTCTTCGAGCTGGCCACGGAGTGGAAGGGCGATGTCGCCTCCGCCAAGCTCCAGTCGACGCTGGCCGCGCACCCCGACATCAACGGGATCTACATGCAGGCGGGCGGGGTGTTCCTCCAGCCCACACTCGCCCTCCTGGAGCAGAAGAAGCTGCTGAAGCCGGCCGGTACGCCGGGCCACATCACGATCATCTCCAACGACGGCATCCCGGAGGAGTTCGACGCCATCAAGGCCGGGAAGATCGACGCGACGATCTCCCAGCCCGCCGACCTCTACGCGAAGTACGCCCTGTACTACGCCAAGGCGGCCCTGGAGGGGAAGACCTTCAAGGAAGGTCCGACCGACCATGACTCGAACATCATCAAGATCCCGGGCGGTTTCGAGGACCAGCTCCCGGCGCCCCTGGTGACCAAGGAGAACGTCGACGACCCGAAGCTGTGGGCCAATCAGCTGGAGAAGAAGAGCTAG
- a CDS encoding SDR family NAD(P)-dependent oxidoreductase — MTGTQDFDQMSALVTGGASGIGAAVATMLLERGARVAILDRETTGAPAGVLALKADVRDDAAVRDAVDRAAAELGGLHTLVSNAGIGSIGTVEDNDDDEWARVLDINVLGMVRAARHALPHLRRAAAGRPGSASITQTCSIAATAGLPQRALYSASKGAVLSLTLAMAADHVREGVRVNCVNPGTADTPWIGRLLGQADDPGAERAALNARQPLGRLVSADEVAAAVVYLASPAAASVTGTALAVDGGMQGLRLRPADA, encoded by the coding sequence ATGACCGGTACACAGGACTTCGACCAGATGTCCGCCCTGGTGACGGGCGGTGCGTCCGGGATCGGAGCCGCCGTGGCGACGATGCTCCTGGAGCGCGGCGCCCGGGTCGCGATCCTGGACCGGGAGACCACGGGCGCGCCCGCGGGTGTGCTCGCGCTCAAGGCCGATGTCAGGGACGACGCGGCCGTACGGGACGCGGTGGACCGGGCCGCCGCCGAGCTGGGTGGCCTGCACACCCTGGTGTCCAACGCGGGGATCGGTTCCATCGGCACCGTGGAGGACAACGACGACGACGAGTGGGCCCGGGTGCTGGACATCAACGTCCTCGGCATGGTCCGTGCCGCCCGCCATGCGCTGCCCCATCTGCGCCGCGCCGCGGCCGGCCGGCCGGGCTCCGCGTCGATCACCCAGACCTGCTCGATCGCCGCCACCGCCGGGCTGCCGCAACGGGCGCTCTACAGCGCGAGCAAGGGTGCGGTGCTCTCGCTGACCCTCGCCATGGCCGCCGACCACGTCCGTGAAGGGGTCCGCGTCAACTGCGTCAACCCGGGCACCGCGGACACTCCGTGGATCGGCAGGCTGCTCGGCCAGGCCGACGATCCGGGCGCCGAACGCGCCGCGCTCAACGCCCGCCAGCCGCTGGGCCGGCTGGTCTCGGCCGACGAGGTCGCCGCCGCCGTCGTCTATCTCGCGAGCCCGGCGGCAGCCTCCGTCACGGGCACCGCCCTCGCCGTCGACGGGGGGATGCAGGGCCTGCGGCTGCGCCCCGCCGACGCCTGA
- a CDS encoding enolase C-terminal domain-like protein produces MSQTVTDFEVHDIRFPTSEQLDGSDAMNPDPDYSAAYVVLRTDIPGGPGSSAGTGTPDSGGAGIEGHGFCFTIGRGNEVMAAAIEALRPYVVGRPAPRTAADLGALHRELTHDSQLRWLGPEKGVMHMAAGAVVNAAWDLAAKAAGLPVWQFLAAMTPEELVSLVDFRYLTDALTPEEALAILRAAEPGRAERTERLLARGYPAYTTSPGWLGYSDEKLVKLAQEAVADGFGQIKLKVGGDLDDDIRRLALAREAVGPGIRIAVDANQRWDVADAVAWMSALAPYDPHWIEEPTSPDDILGHAAVRAGQSVKVATGEHAANRVVFKQLLQAGAVDFVQIDAARVAGVNENLAILLLAAKYQVPVCPHAGGVGLCELVQHLSMFDYVAVSGTWEDRVIEYVDHLHEHFADPTVIEDGRYVAPRAPGFSARMLPGSIADHRYPQGPVWQARRTPQEADR; encoded by the coding sequence ATGAGTCAGACCGTCACGGATTTCGAGGTTCACGACATCCGTTTTCCCACCTCGGAACAGCTGGACGGCTCGGACGCCATGAACCCCGATCCCGACTACTCCGCCGCCTACGTCGTCCTGCGCACGGACATCCCCGGCGGCCCCGGCTCCTCCGCCGGTACCGGTACCCCGGACAGCGGCGGCGCCGGCATCGAGGGACATGGCTTCTGTTTCACCATCGGGCGGGGCAACGAGGTCATGGCCGCGGCCATCGAGGCGCTGCGGCCCTACGTGGTGGGGCGGCCGGCGCCCCGTACGGCGGCCGACCTCGGCGCGCTGCACCGCGAGCTCACCCATGACTCGCAACTGCGCTGGCTGGGACCGGAGAAGGGCGTGATGCACATGGCGGCCGGCGCGGTCGTCAACGCCGCCTGGGACCTCGCGGCCAAGGCCGCCGGACTGCCGGTCTGGCAGTTCCTCGCCGCGATGACGCCGGAGGAGCTCGTCTCCCTCGTCGACTTCCGCTATCTCACCGACGCGCTCACCCCCGAGGAGGCCCTCGCGATCCTGCGGGCCGCCGAGCCGGGCCGTGCCGAGCGTACCGAGCGGCTTCTCGCCCGGGGCTATCCCGCGTACACCACCTCGCCCGGCTGGCTGGGCTACTCCGACGAGAAACTCGTCAAGCTCGCCCAGGAAGCGGTCGCGGACGGCTTCGGCCAGATCAAGCTGAAGGTCGGCGGCGACCTGGACGACGACATCCGCAGACTCGCGCTCGCCCGCGAGGCCGTCGGCCCCGGCATCCGGATCGCCGTCGACGCCAACCAGCGCTGGGACGTCGCCGACGCGGTGGCCTGGATGAGCGCGCTCGCGCCCTACGACCCGCACTGGATCGAGGAGCCGACCAGCCCCGACGACATCCTCGGCCACGCCGCCGTGCGTGCCGGACAGTCGGTCAAGGTCGCCACCGGCGAACACGCCGCCAACCGCGTCGTGTTCAAGCAGCTGCTCCAGGCCGGTGCCGTCGACTTCGTCCAGATCGACGCCGCACGCGTCGCGGGCGTCAACGAGAACCTGGCGATCCTGCTGCTCGCCGCCAAGTACCAGGTGCCCGTCTGCCCGCACGCCGGAGGCGTCGGCCTGTGCGAACTGGTCCAGCACCTCTCGATGTTCGACTATGTGGCGGTCTCCGGAACCTGGGAGGACCGCGTGATCGAGTACGTCGACCATCTCCACGAGCACTTCGCCGACCCCACCGTCATCGAGGACGGACGCTACGTCGCGCCGCGCGCCCCCGGCTTCTCGGCCCGGATGCTTCCCGGATCGATCGCCGACCACCGCTACCCCCAGGGCCCCGTCTGGCAGGCCCGCCGCACGCCTCAGGAGGCCGACCGATGA
- a CDS encoding PAC2 family protein produces MIELEGVPELIDPVMVAAFEGWNDAGDAASTAVGHLDREWKGEVFAALDAEDYYDFQVNRPTVWLDGGVRKITWPTTRLSVVRVGGEKPRDLVLVRGIEPSMRWRSFCNEILGYAHELGVEMVVILGALLGDTPHTRPVPVSGVTSDPDLARTMDLEETRYEGPTGIVGILQEACTHAGVPAVSLWAAVPHYVSQPPNPKATLALLNRLEDLIGLRIPLGELPEDARAWQLGVDQLAAEDSEVAEYVQTLEEARDTAELPEASGEAIAREFERYLRRRDGGPGQAPGGHATETGDVSYLRDPSSGRTRPPRPPRPEPGPGNATGSSSPGGPPPSSADSPSEEDRGPDETSEDSSED; encoded by the coding sequence GTGATCGAGCTCGAGGGGGTACCCGAGCTGATCGACCCGGTCATGGTGGCCGCGTTCGAGGGCTGGAACGACGCCGGTGACGCCGCCTCCACAGCGGTCGGACATCTGGACAGGGAGTGGAAGGGCGAGGTGTTCGCGGCGCTCGACGCCGAGGACTACTACGACTTCCAGGTCAACCGGCCCACGGTGTGGCTGGACGGCGGGGTGCGCAAGATCACCTGGCCCACCACCCGCCTCTCCGTCGTCCGCGTCGGCGGGGAGAAACCCCGCGACCTGGTCCTGGTCCGCGGCATCGAACCGTCGATGCGCTGGCGCTCGTTCTGCAACGAGATCCTGGGATACGCCCATGAGCTGGGCGTCGAGATGGTGGTCATCCTCGGGGCACTGCTGGGCGACACCCCGCACACCCGGCCGGTACCGGTCAGCGGGGTCACCTCCGACCCCGATCTGGCCAGGACCATGGATCTGGAGGAGACCAGGTACGAGGGGCCGACGGGCATCGTCGGCATCCTCCAGGAAGCCTGCACCCACGCGGGCGTGCCCGCGGTGAGCCTGTGGGCGGCGGTGCCCCACTATGTGTCGCAGCCGCCCAACCCCAAGGCGACGCTGGCCCTGCTGAACCGCCTGGAGGACCTGATCGGGCTGCGCATCCCGCTCGGCGAACTGCCGGAGGACGCCCGCGCCTGGCAGCTCGGCGTCGATCAGCTGGCCGCCGAGGACAGCGAGGTCGCGGAGTACGTCCAGACGCTGGAGGAAGCCCGGGACACCGCCGAGCTGCCCGAGGCGTCCGGCGAGGCCATCGCCCGCGAATTCGAACGCTATCTGCGGCGCCGGGACGGCGGTCCGGGACAGGCGCCCGGCGGTCATGCGACGGAGACCGGTGACGTCTCGTATCTGCGGGACCCGTCGAGCGGCCGCACCAGACCGCCCAGACCACCGCGGCCGGAACCGGGCCCGGGGAACGCCACCGGCTCCTCGTCGCCCGGTGGCCCACCGCCCTCGTCGGCGGACTCGCCCTCCGAGGAGGACCGCGGCCCGGACGAGACATCCGAGGATTCGTCCGAGGACTGA
- the mshC gene encoding cysteine--1-D-myo-inosityl 2-amino-2-deoxy-alpha-D-glucopyranoside ligase: MHAWPASEVPALPGKGRDLRIHDTATGGRITLDPGPVARIYVCGITPYDATHMGHAATYNAFDLVQRVWLDTKRQVHYVQNVTDVDDPLLERAVRDGEDWTELAERETALFREDMTALRMLPPQHYIGAVEAIPGIVPLVERLRDAGAAYELDGDVYFSVEADPHFGEVSNLDAEAMRLLSAERGGDPERPGKKNPLDPMLWMAARPGEPSWDGASLGSGRPGWHIECVAIALEHLGMGFDVQGGGSDLVFPHHEMGASHAQALTGEHPFARAYVHAGMVGLDGEKMSKSRGNLVFVSALRRDGVDPAAIRLSLLAHHYRSDWEWTGTVLTDAVERAGRWRAAVSRPDGPSADALVEEVREALADDLDAPAALAAVDRWAALASSGAGTDESAPGLVSRTVDALLGVAL, encoded by the coding sequence ATGCATGCCTGGCCCGCTTCTGAGGTCCCCGCCCTGCCTGGCAAGGGCCGCGACCTTCGGATCCACGACACCGCGACCGGCGGACGGATCACCCTTGACCCCGGTCCCGTCGCCCGCATCTACGTCTGCGGCATCACGCCGTACGACGCGACCCACATGGGTCATGCGGCGACCTACAACGCGTTCGACCTCGTTCAGCGCGTGTGGCTCGACACCAAGCGGCAGGTTCATTACGTCCAGAATGTGACCGACGTGGATGATCCGCTGCTGGAGCGGGCCGTGCGCGACGGTGAGGACTGGACCGAGCTCGCCGAGCGCGAGACGGCGCTGTTCCGGGAGGACATGACCGCCCTGCGCATGCTCCCGCCGCAGCACTACATCGGTGCGGTGGAGGCGATACCCGGCATCGTTCCGCTCGTCGAACGCCTCCGGGACGCGGGCGCCGCCTACGAACTCGACGGAGATGTGTACTTCTCCGTCGAGGCCGACCCGCACTTCGGCGAGGTCTCGAACCTCGACGCCGAGGCGATGCGTCTGCTCTCCGCCGAACGCGGCGGCGACCCGGAGCGCCCCGGCAAGAAGAACCCCCTCGACCCGATGCTCTGGATGGCCGCCCGTCCGGGCGAGCCGAGCTGGGACGGCGCCTCGCTCGGCAGCGGCCGGCCCGGCTGGCACATCGAGTGCGTGGCCATCGCCCTGGAGCATCTGGGGATGGGCTTCGACGTACAGGGCGGCGGTTCCGACCTCGTCTTCCCGCACCACGAGATGGGTGCCTCGCACGCCCAGGCGCTGACCGGCGAGCACCCGTTCGCCCGTGCGTACGTCCACGCCGGCATGGTCGGGCTGGACGGCGAGAAGATGTCCAAGTCCCGCGGCAACCTCGTGTTCGTGTCCGCCCTGCGTCGCGACGGCGTGGACCCGGCGGCCATCCGCCTCTCCCTGCTCGCGCACCACTACCGGTCCGACTGGGAGTGGACCGGCACGGTGCTCACGGATGCGGTGGAGCGTGCCGGACGGTGGCGTGCCGCCGTCTCCCGCCCCGACGGGCCGTCCGCCGACGCCCTGGTCGAGGAGGTCCGCGAGGCCCTCGCGGACGATCTGGACGCCCCCGCGGCGCTGGCCGCGGTGGATCGCTGGGCGGCGCTGGCCAGTTCCGGGGCCGGTACGGACGAGAGCGCGCCGGGTCTCGTCTCGCGCACCGTCGACGCCCTGCTGGGTGTCGCGCTGTAG